In one window of Verrucomicrobiia bacterium DNA:
- the cdaA gene encoding diadenylate cyclase CdaA — MWQIIQFVWRPVLEILILTVGIYYVLVFMRGLRGTRGWAVITGFVALLLTLALVTSILDLRVLRLLLGTFSTFFVLAALVIFQPELRRLLAELGNQPYFNDPGEERENIEVLIETVERLADVRIGALIAIEQSIQLEDLVESGINVNCEATPEMLETIFFPNNAIHDGGVVMRGDKILKAACIFPLTQKQGLEKSMGTRHRAAIGMSEESDAIVIVVSEETGAISYAYKGHLERRVTVEVLRSFLTSILIKRRESRARKHWFRLLWRRIQENVAAQSRRGGS; from the coding sequence TCTCATCCTTACGGTGGGAATCTACTACGTGCTCGTCTTCATGCGCGGTCTGCGTGGCACGCGTGGCTGGGCGGTAATCACCGGGTTCGTGGCCTTGTTGCTCACGCTGGCATTGGTCACCAGCATTTTGGATCTGCGAGTCTTGCGCCTTTTGCTCGGTACTTTCTCCACCTTTTTCGTTTTGGCGGCATTGGTGATATTTCAACCAGAATTGCGCCGTCTGCTCGCCGAATTGGGCAACCAGCCTTATTTCAATGATCCTGGAGAGGAACGCGAGAATATAGAGGTGCTTATCGAAACGGTTGAGCGGTTGGCAGATGTACGCATTGGAGCACTGATAGCCATAGAGCAATCCATTCAGCTTGAGGATCTGGTGGAGTCGGGCATCAATGTGAATTGCGAGGCCACACCGGAAATGCTGGAGACGATTTTCTTTCCGAACAACGCCATCCATGATGGTGGCGTGGTGATGCGTGGTGATAAGATTTTGAAGGCTGCGTGTATTTTCCCGCTCACGCAGAAGCAGGGATTGGAGAAATCAATGGGCACGCGCCATCGCGCTGCCATCGGGATGTCAGAGGAGTCGGATGCCATTGTAATCGTGGTATCAGAGGAAACCGGAGCGATTTCATATGCATACAAGGGACATCTCGAACGGAGGGTGACGGTAGAGGTATTGCGGTCATTCCTGACATCCATTTTGATCAAGCGCCGTGAAAGCAGGGCGCGCAAGCATTGGTTCAGGCTCTTGTGGAGGCGCATTCAGGAGAACGTGGCTGCACAAAGCCGGAGAGGAGGCTCCTGA
- the glmM gene encoding phosphoglucosamine mutase, with the protein MSSSNRRIFGTDGVRGRANVEPVTAETALKLGRAAAHVFKHLESQSRSRGRHRIVIGKDTRISGYMLENAISSGILSMGVDVLFIGPLPTPGVAYVTRSLRADAGIVITASHNPYDDNGIKFFGPDGYKLEDPIEERIENLVFSGEIESIRPTADEIGKAVRIEDALGRYIEYAKASIPKGMTLDGMRIVVDCAHGAAYKATPCVLRELGAETYIYGNQPDGKNINKDCGSMHPSLLCQKVREHGAHIGIAHDGDADRLILCDEKGRLIDGDDIMAIASLDMLASGTLAEKTLVSTVMSNAGLDAAIVQAGGKVIRTAVGDKNVIDEMLKSGYNVGGEQSGHMIFRDYSTTGDGLVSALQILKIMKAKDKSLSELAACWTRYPQLVTNIRVREKLPFEELNDVLDLVKKAEAEVKPTGGRVLLRYSGTEPKARLLIEGRDSATLEKWSQQISTSIKRQIGD; encoded by the coding sequence ATGTCCTCCTCCAATCGTCGTATCTTCGGCACGGACGGTGTCCGTGGTCGGGCCAATGTAGAACCGGTGACAGCGGAGACCGCCTTGAAACTGGGCCGGGCCGCTGCTCATGTGTTCAAACATCTGGAGAGCCAGTCGCGCAGCCGCGGACGCCATCGTATCGTCATCGGCAAGGATACGCGCATCTCCGGTTACATGCTGGAGAACGCCATCTCGTCCGGCATTTTGTCGATGGGCGTGGACGTGCTCTTCATCGGGCCACTGCCTACGCCGGGTGTTGCTTATGTGACACGTAGTTTGCGTGCTGATGCAGGCATCGTCATCACCGCCTCCCACAATCCTTACGACGATAACGGCATCAAGTTCTTCGGTCCTGATGGTTACAAGCTGGAAGATCCAATCGAAGAACGCATCGAGAACTTGGTTTTCAGCGGAGAGATCGAAAGCATCCGTCCTACCGCAGATGAGATCGGCAAAGCCGTTCGTATCGAAGACGCGTTGGGCCGTTATATCGAATACGCCAAGGCGTCCATCCCCAAAGGCATGACCTTGGATGGCATGCGCATCGTGGTGGATTGCGCGCATGGTGCCGCTTACAAGGCGACGCCTTGTGTGCTGCGCGAACTGGGCGCTGAGACTTACATCTACGGCAATCAGCCGGATGGTAAAAACATCAACAAGGATTGCGGTTCTATGCATCCTTCGTTGCTGTGCCAGAAGGTGCGGGAACACGGTGCGCACATCGGCATCGCACATGACGGCGATGCAGACCGTCTCATCTTATGTGATGAAAAAGGCCGTTTGATCGACGGTGATGATATCATGGCCATCGCTTCTCTCGACATGTTGGCGAGCGGCACCTTGGCGGAGAAGACGCTGGTTTCCACGGTGATGAGCAATGCCGGTCTGGATGCCGCCATCGTGCAAGCCGGTGGCAAAGTCATCCGCACGGCTGTGGGTGACAAGAACGTCATCGATGAAATGCTGAAATCGGGCTACAACGTGGGTGGCGAACAGAGCGGTCACATGATCTTCCGTGATTACAGCACTACGGGCGATGGTTTGGTAAGCGCATTGCAAATCTTGAAGATCATGAAGGCGAAGGATAAATCGCTTTCTGAATTGGCTGCCTGCTGGACGCGTTATCCACAATTGGTGACGAACATACGCGTGCGTGAGAAACTGCCTTTTGAAGAACTCAATGATGTGTTGGACCTCGTGAAAAAAGCGGAAGCAGAGGTGAAGCCCACGGGCGGTCGTGTGTTGCTGCGCTATTCCGGCACGGAGCCGAAAGCCCGCTTGCTCATTGAAGGCCGTGATAGTGCCACGCTCGAGAAGTGGTCCCAGCAGATCAGCACATCGATTAAGCGGCAGATCGGAGATTAG
- a CDS encoding DUF3516 domain-containing protein: MSATLYDLIPRDENLSNEALLGKFLDYAEGRRLQLYPAQESAILELFEEKNVILNTPTGSGKSLVAAALHFKAIAQGKRSIYTCPIKALVNEKFMALCREFGPENVGLSTGDATVNHNAPILCCTAEILANIALAEGSAASVREVIMDEFHYYSDRERGVAWQIPLLALPQARFLLMSATLGETAFFEEELTKLNGRPSVTVSSVERPVPLEFAYSELPLAKTLESLIADGKAPVYVVHFTQLEAAQSAQDFTSINVCSKDEKAAIANAIEGFKFTSPYGPDIKKWLRHGIGLHHAGLLPKYRILIEQLAQRGLMKVICGTDTLGVGINVPIRTVLFTRLCKFDGQKTGILSARDFHQVSGRAGRKGYDDLGWVVAQAPEHVIENLKLAEKAARDGKKVVKRQPPEKNFVNWDKNTFLRLIAAPPERLSSRFQVSHGMLLNVLSRKGDGCVAMRDLIRRSHETPKAKKTHTARAWQLFRSLLDRKIIEFITPEQAQAPGQKLRVNVTLQEDFSMDQALSLYLLDTIPLMDPQAPDYALVLLTLVESILENPDIILRKQLDRVKDDKMAEMKMEGLDYDKRMEELEKCEYPKPNREFVYSTFNAFADKHPWIGQENIRPKSIVREMFEEFRSFADYIKLYELQRAEGVLLRHINSVFKVLSQTVPDAAKNDQLREMEVYLSTMIRQVDSSLLDEWEKMRNPQYQRAESKEIRPPGAEEADKDITRDTKAFTASIRTRIFSFLRGLVNQDYETALGQLAFSDDADGTAWNADRLHTAIEAYFAVHGHLRLDPEARNARHTYVAVSEDKKTWRVQQMLIDADEHNDWVAEFLVDLTESQAKEEPALCLIRIGALA, encoded by the coding sequence GTGTCTGCGACTTTATACGACCTGATTCCGCGCGATGAGAACCTCAGCAACGAGGCGCTCCTTGGCAAATTTCTCGACTATGCTGAAGGCCGCCGCCTGCAACTTTACCCCGCACAAGAATCGGCCATCCTCGAATTGTTCGAGGAGAAAAACGTCATCCTGAACACACCCACTGGCTCCGGCAAATCCCTCGTTGCCGCTGCGCTCCATTTCAAAGCCATTGCCCAAGGCAAACGCTCCATCTACACCTGTCCCATTAAAGCATTGGTGAATGAGAAGTTCATGGCGCTCTGTCGTGAGTTCGGCCCGGAGAATGTCGGACTTAGCACCGGTGACGCCACGGTGAATCATAATGCCCCTATCCTCTGCTGCACGGCTGAGATTCTAGCCAACATCGCGCTTGCGGAAGGTTCCGCGGCTTCCGTCCGTGAAGTCATCATGGATGAGTTCCATTACTACTCAGACCGTGAACGCGGCGTAGCGTGGCAGATTCCCCTGCTCGCTCTGCCCCAAGCCCGCTTCCTCCTGATGTCCGCCACATTGGGAGAAACTGCTTTCTTCGAAGAAGAACTGACCAAGCTCAATGGCCGCCCCAGCGTGACCGTCTCTTCTGTTGAGCGCCCTGTACCGCTAGAGTTCGCCTATTCCGAATTGCCTCTCGCTAAAACTCTCGAAAGTCTCATCGCAGATGGCAAGGCTCCCGTTTACGTCGTTCACTTCACTCAATTGGAAGCTGCCCAGAGCGCACAAGACTTCACGAGCATCAATGTCTGTTCAAAGGATGAGAAGGCCGCCATCGCCAATGCGATTGAAGGCTTCAAGTTCACCAGCCCCTACGGTCCCGACATCAAGAAATGGCTACGGCACGGCATCGGCCTGCATCACGCGGGTTTGTTGCCAAAGTATCGCATTCTCATCGAGCAACTCGCCCAGCGCGGTCTGATGAAAGTCATCTGCGGCACGGATACCTTGGGCGTGGGCATCAATGTCCCCATCCGCACCGTTCTCTTCACGCGCCTTTGCAAATTCGATGGCCAAAAGACTGGCATCCTCAGCGCCCGTGATTTTCATCAGGTGAGCGGACGCGCGGGCCGTAAAGGCTATGACGACCTCGGCTGGGTGGTCGCCCAAGCACCGGAACACGTCATTGAAAATCTGAAGTTGGCCGAGAAAGCCGCGCGCGATGGCAAGAAGGTGGTGAAGCGTCAGCCGCCGGAAAAGAACTTCGTCAATTGGGACAAGAACACGTTCCTGCGTCTCATTGCCGCGCCGCCTGAACGCCTCTCCTCACGCTTCCAAGTCTCGCACGGCATGTTGCTGAATGTACTTAGCCGTAAGGGCGATGGTTGTGTGGCCATGCGCGATCTCATACGTCGTTCGCATGAAACGCCGAAAGCCAAAAAGACGCACACTGCCCGAGCCTGGCAATTGTTCCGTTCATTGCTCGACCGCAAGATCATCGAGTTCATCACCCCCGAGCAGGCGCAAGCTCCCGGCCAGAAGCTGCGTGTGAATGTCACTTTGCAGGAAGACTTTTCGATGGATCAGGCGCTCTCGCTCTATCTGCTGGATACCATTCCATTGATGGACCCGCAGGCACCGGATTATGCACTAGTTCTGCTCACTCTGGTCGAATCCATCTTGGAAAACCCCGACATCATCCTGCGCAAGCAACTCGACCGCGTGAAGGATGACAAAATGGCCGAGATGAAAATGGAAGGTCTCGACTACGATAAGCGCATGGAAGAACTGGAGAAGTGCGAGTATCCGAAACCGAATCGCGAATTCGTCTATTCCACGTTCAACGCGTTTGCCGACAAGCATCCTTGGATCGGCCAGGAAAACATCCGTCCGAAATCCATCGTCCGCGAGATGTTTGAGGAATTCCGTTCGTTTGCGGATTACATCAAGCTCTACGAATTGCAGCGCGCGGAAGGCGTCCTGCTGCGCCACATCAACAGCGTCTTCAAAGTGCTTTCGCAAACCGTTCCTGATGCCGCGAAGAACGATCAATTGCGCGAGATGGAGGTGTATCTTAGCACCATGATCCGTCAGGTGGATTCCAGTCTGCTGGATGAATGGGAAAAGATGCGCAATCCGCAGTATCAACGCGCCGAATCAAAGGAAATCCGTCCGCCCGGAGCCGAAGAAGCCGACAAGGACATCACACGCGATACGAAAGCTTTCACCGCCTCCATCCGCACCCGCATCTTCAGCTTTTTACGTGGGCTCGTGAATCAAGATTACGAAACTGCCCTAGGACAACTCGCCTTCTCAGATGATGCTGATGGAACGGCTTGGAACGCCGATCGTCTGCACACGGCCATTGAGGCTTACTTCGCAGTTCACGGTCATTTGCGCCTTGATCCTGAAGCGCGCAATGCCCGTCATACATACGTTGCTGTTTCAGAAGACAAAAAGACGTGGCGCGTGCAGCAAATGCTCATCGATGCGGATGAACACAACGATTGGGTGGCCGAGTTCCTAGTGGATCTGACAGAATCGCAAGCAAAAGAAGAGCCAGCGCTCTGCCTCATACGAATCGGCGCGCTGGCTTAA
- a CDS encoding AraC family transcriptional regulator: MNSAQQLLEYLRTLHFEPLTISRAVDSKRRLARDFDPSFPLIIQCYSFPAYREMLGANWLNWHEHLEMILPVTGSGRFRLGDQVMDFAPGDLLLVDNQKMHGMQDLSGDHQSLVIFFMPEFIYRMGSYQCDAAFLSPFFERADAAMPILRAGDPQASGIHAAIAELVKTYQSIGAAQDKQAACKLHLLQVLHGLRKYFQVQGTVSPGYAQQRQRVDRLKRLFDFLNQNFAQKLRVSEAATMVGMSETRFKDFFKRTTGSTFAQYVIQLRLSRASQLLRDTDLSVAEIAGQTGFCDQSHFDNRFKDSFEISPKEYRQRHQRRLQAA, from the coding sequence ATGAATTCGGCCCAACAGTTGTTGGAGTACTTGCGTACCCTGCACTTTGAACCGCTCACCATTTCCCGGGCGGTGGATTCCAAACGCCGGTTGGCGCGCGATTTCGATCCCAGCTTCCCGCTCATCATCCAGTGCTACTCTTTTCCGGCTTATCGCGAGATGTTGGGAGCCAATTGGCTGAACTGGCATGAGCATCTGGAGATGATTTTGCCCGTGACGGGTTCAGGGCGGTTTCGGCTGGGCGATCAAGTGATGGACTTTGCGCCGGGCGATCTCTTGTTGGTGGATAACCAGAAGATGCATGGTATGCAGGACTTGAGCGGAGATCATCAATCACTCGTGATCTTTTTCATGCCGGAGTTCATCTACCGCATGGGTTCTTACCAATGTGATGCGGCGTTTCTCTCGCCGTTCTTTGAACGAGCGGATGCGGCGATGCCGATCTTGCGGGCGGGTGATCCTCAAGCGTCGGGCATTCATGCTGCCATAGCGGAACTGGTTAAGACCTATCAGAGCATTGGTGCCGCTCAGGATAAACAGGCCGCTTGCAAGCTGCATCTGCTGCAGGTGCTGCACGGTTTGAGAAAATACTTTCAAGTGCAGGGGACGGTGAGTCCGGGATACGCGCAGCAACGGCAGAGAGTGGACCGTTTGAAACGGCTGTTCGATTTTCTCAATCAGAATTTCGCGCAGAAGCTGCGTGTGTCGGAAGCGGCCACAATGGTTGGGATGAGCGAGACGCGGTTCAAAGATTTCTTCAAGCGGACGACTGGATCGACGTTTGCACAGTATGTGATCCAATTGCGGTTATCGCGGGCTTCGCAACTGTTGCGAGATACTGATCTTTCCGTGGCAGAGATCGCCGGGCAGACTGGCTTCTGCGATCAAAGTCATTTCGATAATCGTTTCAAAGACAGCTTCGAGATCAGTCCCAAGGAATACCGTCAAAGACATCAGCGACGTTTACAGGCAGCTTGA